cagtggtagagcgtcggcctggtgtgcaggagtcccgggttcgattcccggccagggcacacaggagaggcacccatctgcttctctacccctccccctctccttcctctctgtctctctcttcccctcccgcagccgaggctccattggagcaaagatggcccgggcactgaggatggctccatggcttctgcctcaggtgctagaatggctctggttgcgacagagcaacgccccagataggcagagcatcgccccctggtgggcatgccgggtggatcccggtcgggcgcatgcgggtgtctgtctgactgcctccccgtttccagcttcaaaaaaaatacaaaaaaaaaagagtctgggcCAGGCTGGTTGGGTACAAATAAATGTGTGGCTCTGAACAACTTATTTAGACTctaatatatatagtaataataataataatgcccatGAATAGAGTTGTGTGAATTAACTGATTTAATACattaaagcacttagaacagtgtaaGTCATCAATAACTAACTCTTTCACTAGAATGCAAACTCCTGAGGTTAGGGGATTTTGTCTGTTTTAGCCCAATGTCCACAGAATTTAAAactgtctgacacatagtaggccctcagttaatatttgttaattgagtgaatgaatgaatccatTCTCAGTTCCACATGGCTCAAGTCAAGGCAGAAGTTTTTAAACACTTGCTTTGCCTTCCTGGGCTGTGAGGGACTATTACAATTCCAGTTTGTACACCTTTGGAGAAgggatttacacacacacatgtccagACACTGCTATCTCCACTCTGGTCAGCCTGGAGCCTGAGTCCTTTTCATTTCCACCCAATGGTCCTTGTTCTACCCTGAAGTCACACAGAATGTGTCAGTTCTCTGAAGAACTTACTGTCCCCAACCCTGTTTCAGACACTGAGGCAGAAGGAATCAGACACAGTCCCTGTACCTCTAGGCTTATCTTCAAACAGTGGGTTCAAGGCTAACCCAGCTGACACAGAGCCCAACAGAAGGCGGTGGGCAAAGAGATGTGGGGTTCTGGAGGGTCCTTAGCGAAAGATTGCTGAATGGGGACAGCAGAGTGGGTTGAAGAGTTGTAGGAAAAGTTAAAGAACTCCTGTGTCTTCCTCATCCCCATTCACCATGGCTAAcaatccctcccttccttcctctctctatattcATACACCTTCTGGTTTTGGGGGGGAACTTTTGAGATGTTGCAGACATCATGCTCCTTTACCCCTAATTGTTTAAGTGGAAATTTCCTAAGAATAAGAACATTATCTTATATAACCATAGTAATCAAATTCAGGGAATTTAATATTGACACAATACTATTAAATAATATACAGCCTACTTTTAAATTTCACCAGTTATTCACATTATTCAATTTCGAGTTTTTCCTCTTGATCTAGGATCCAGTCCAGTAtcacatattgtatttgtcatgtcCCTCAACTTGGGCTTGTCTGATGTTTCCTTATGATTACATTCAGGTTAAGCATTTGGGGCAGGAATACTTCATAAATGGTCTTGTATCCTTCTTAGTGCATAATATCAAGAGGCACATGATGTCAGCACATCTCATTATTGATGATGCTAACTTTGATCATTTGATTAAAGTGGTATTTACCAAGTTTCTCCAGACTTGTaggttttggtgtgtgtgtgtgtgtgtgtgtgtgtgtgtgtgtgtgtgtgtgtgtgttttaaaattctCACTGGCTGGAGCAGTTAGAAAGGAATGGAGGTGGCCAGAATGGTGGTCTGGAGTATCTGGGTGAGAGATGATGGTGGTTTTCTTTAGGGAGGTGGCATTGGTTTGCCCAAAGCACATTGCCTGTTTAAGCCAGAACTGGGACTAGAACACAGGTATCCTGACACCTAGTTCTCACACATTACCAGTTCTAGGACTCCACCAGCGCCACAGGGATAAAAAGATAAgagattattattttagaaaatccaGGCTTAGGAGAATTACTGCCCTGCAAACCCCTACATGTGATCAAGGACCCTCGCAAATATTATCTATACATAATGTCTCCCGACTACCTCTGGCAGAATTATTTACCCCCCTAATGCCTTATCTAAATACATGTCCCATCCGTTTTCCccaaaaaatcatttataaatcAGAAGAACAGGGTCTACATTCATCTTTGGTTCTACAGTGCCTAACACAGGGCCAGACTCAGTATTTATGAAATGGGTGAAGTCTTAACTCTGAGCTTGCTATCAACCAAGtcaaaaagggaaagaagatgtATTTTGAGGCTTGGCTTCCTTGTCTAATCAAAGGAAGTAAAACTGTTTTGTGCTAAATGTTGCTAGAATAGCAATACTGAGCCATACTGAAATATTGATGAAGTCCCCATTACATTCCCATCTCTGAtttgaaggaggaggggaagagagagaaggtggtgaTGATCAGGTTCTGTAGTAAGTCACATGGAAACATTTGACGAGCAGCCTCAGTGTCTCTGTGCTGGGTGGGCTTACCGACAGTGGGAAGAAACTGGGGAGAACATTCCCcagacagacttttttttttaatgtggtgaaatgtaaaaaaaaaaaaaaagtaaactatctataaattacatttaccattttaacattttttaatttttttttttttttttcattttagaaaggagagagagagagagaaggggggaggagcaggaagcatcaactcccatatgtgccttgaccaggcaagcccagggtttcgaaccggcgacctcagcatttctaggtcgacgctttatccactgcgcaaccacaggtcaggcctaaatttttttttttaaacagaggttTATTACAGAGactgtgagtcagagagagggatagacagggacagacaggaacggagagagatgagaagcatcaatcattagtttttcattcaaggtgcgcgttgcaacaccttagttcatggattgctttctcatatgtgccttgaccgcgggccttcagcagaccgagtaaccccttgctggagccagcgaccttgggtttaagctggtgggcttttgctctaaccaaatgagcccgcgctcaagctggcgacctcagggtctggaacctgggtcctctgcatcccagtccgatgctctatccactgcgccaccgcctggtcaggcttaactttttttttttaattcagtgagaggaggggaagcagagacagactcctgcatggtcctgacagggatccacccgacaagcccactCGGGGGCattgcactgcccatctggggtgttgctcctttgcttaGCAACCAAGGTCTTCTTGGCACCTAAGGccgaggccctggagccatcctcagcactggggacaactcgctccaatagaaccatggctgcaggaagggaaaagaaagagagagagaacaagagggggagagtggagaagcagatgggcacttcttctgtgtgccctgacccagaatcgaacccaggacatccacaagccaggctgatgctctaccactgagccaactggccaggcctcattttaacattttaaaaaatcattttatccaTATATTCCTGTGGCATTAAACACAGTCACAATGTTGTGTAActgtcaccaccatccatctctggaaactttttatcttcccaaactgaaactctaccAGTTCCTCCTGctcccagtccctggcaaccactgttctttctgtctctatgaattttttttttaatttttatttattttttacagagacagagtgagtcagagagagggatagacagggacagacagacaggaacagagagagatgagaaacatcgatcattaatttttcattgcgcgttgcaacaccttagttgttcattgattgctttctcatatgtgccttgactgcgggccttcagcagaccaagtaaccccttgctggagccagtgaccttgggttcaagctggtgggcttttcctcaaaccagatgagcccgcactccagctggagacctcaggttctcgaacctgggtcctctgcatcccagtccgatgctctatccactgtgccaccgcctggtcaggctctgtctctatgaatttgactattccaGATACTTCATGTAAGTGTGgccatacaatatttgtccttttatgtcaggcttatttcacttagcataatgtctcaaggctcatctgtgttgtagcatgtagcaaaatttcattcctttttagggctgaacaatatttcattgtgtgtgtgtttcatgttttgttttattcattcatctctcAAGAGACCTCTgggttgttttcaccttttgcttattgtgaacaatgctgctgtgaacattcatgcaCAAATATATGTTTAAGCCCTTGTTGTCAGTCCTTTtgtatatacccagaaatggaattgctggatcatatcataaatctatgtttaattttttgaggagccgcCAGACTGCTGTTTCCACAGCAGCTGtgccattctgcattcccaccagcgatGCACAGGGTTCCAACTTCTTCACATTCTCTCCAATGCTTGTCACTTTCTATTGTTGTTTTCCAAATAGTAATCGTTCTAATGGGTGTGAAGGCCCAGGAAATTTTGACATGTAGGTTCAACTCTCTGTAGTTTACAGAGAGTTTAAACTACAGATAATTTAACCTCTTTGGGGAGGAAGGACACACTAGCTGAGGATTTGTGGGCATATTTGGGTCCGTCCACCTCACAGGCCTCTCAGAAACCGAAGTCTAAAGTTCCTCAGGTCGGCGCCAGAGCTTGCCCCCCTAACCTCTGATCCTGACTCCTTCTTGGCCTCTCTCCACAGGTGCCTGGCTGCAGCAAACCATGTAATGAGCCATGCCCCGCCCTGGACAGTCCCGCCCATCATCTGGGCCCCCACGCTTGGGACCCTGGGAGCAGCCAACAGAACTATGCCTAGAGACCTATGATGAGCCATCTCAGCCCCCGACAAGCCGCCGCACCCGTAGGCCGGACCCCAAGGATCCTGGCCACCACGGTCCCGAGAGCCTTACCTTCATCTCCAGCTCTGCTGAGCCTGCTGCCGAGGCCCCAGCCTGCTGCCTTCTCTGGCGACCCTGGGTTTGGGACTGGTGCCGGGCCGCCTTCTGCTTCCGCCGCTGCCGGGATTGCCTCCAGCGCTGTGGCGCCTGTGTGCGGGGCTGCAGCCCCTGTTTGTCCACTGGGGAATCCCCTGAGGGGGCTGCGGAAGCCAACTGGGCCAAGGAGCACAACGGAGTGCCCCCCAGTCCCGATCGTGCACCCCCCGGCCGGCGGGATGGCCAGCGGCTCAAGTCAGCCATGGGTAGCAGCTTCAGCTACCCTGACGTCAAGCTCAAAGGCATCCCTGTGTACCCCTACCGCAGCACTGCTCCGGCCCCCGATGCGGACTCCTGCTGCAAGGAGCCACTGTATGAGCCCCCACCCATGCGGCACAGCCTGCCCAGCACCCTTCCCAGCAGCCCCCGGGGCTCTGAGGAGTACTACTCATTCCACGAGTCGGACCTGGACCTGCCTGAGATAGGCAGTGGCTCCATGTCGAGCCGAGAGATCGATGTGCTTATCTTCAAGAAGCTGACGGAGTTGTTCAGCGTACATCAGATCGACGAGCTGGCCAAGTGCACGTCAGACACTGTGTTCCTCGAGAAGACCAGTAAGATCTCGGACCTTATCAACAGCATCACGCAGGACTACCACCTGGATGAGCAGGATGCTGAGGGCCGCCTGGTACGCGGCATTATTCGCATCAGTACCCGAAAGAGCCGCTCCCGCCCACAGACCACAGAGGGGCGCTCAAGCCgggctgctgcccctgctgccaCTGCCCCTGACAGTGGCCATGAGACCATGGTGGGCTCTGGGCTCAGCCAGGACGGTAGGTGGGGCCCCACAGGCGGAGGGGGAGAATGGAGGAGGCTTTGGCCAAGGGAGGGCAGCACTGGGGTCTTTGGCCACTGTGGTTCCACCCCTTAGCCAgtccctgctcttcctcctccttttcctccctttttctcaaCTCCTCTGCTTCCCCTAACAGGCTCCTTCTATCCCTTGCTACCACCTACCAGAGTAGCTTCCAGGCCTGGCCTGGTTAGCAGGACTCAGGAACCCGTATGAATTTGGCCTAATCAAAACAGCCACCACCCACCACTGTGTGTACCCATGCACatggacacaaacacacacacaccactttatCTGTCTTTGTGTTAAACAATGCTTCTGTAGCCCAGTGGTGAGTGGCCCTCCCTCGTTGGGTTGGTTGCGGGCAGGAGTGGGGAGTGGAGTTACAAAGATGTGGTAACGACCGCTGCCCGCCCTCATGTTCCCTTCCTAGAACTCACAGTGCAGATCTCCCAGGAGACAACTGCCGACGCCATCGCCAGGAAGCTGAGGCCTTTCGGAGCCCCAGGTTTGGTCCTGACCTGATGAGGAGTGTGGAAAGAAGAGGGGACTGCCCTAGGGGCCCGCACATGCCCCTCTCCCAACTCTTTCCTGGGGTGGgtgaggatgggatcagaaaggAACGAGAAGCCTGAGCGGACACAGATGCCATCCCAATCCTGCAAGCTAGTTTAAAGGGTTCATTTGGGAGATTCAGGGGCTGTCCCTGAACCAGCAGAGGGATGGTGCCCAGAACAGACAAACTGGAAGTGATGGGACCCCCGCTCCTAAGCCCAAGTCACAGGTG
The Saccopteryx bilineata isolate mSacBil1 chromosome 3, mSacBil1_pri_phased_curated, whole genome shotgun sequence DNA segment above includes these coding regions:
- the KDF1 gene encoding keratinocyte differentiation factor 1; the protein is MPRPGQSRPSSGPPRLGPWEQPTELCLETYDEPSQPPTSRRTRRPDPKDPGHHGPESLTFISSSAEPAAEAPACCLLWRPWVWDWCRAAFCFRRCRDCLQRCGACVRGCSPCLSTGESPEGAAEANWAKEHNGVPPSPDRAPPGRRDGQRLKSAMGSSFSYPDVKLKGIPVYPYRSTAPAPDADSCCKEPLYEPPPMRHSLPSTLPSSPRGSEEYYSFHESDLDLPEIGSGSMSSREIDVLIFKKLTELFSVHQIDELAKCTSDTVFLEKTSKISDLINSITQDYHLDEQDAEGRLVRGIIRISTRKSRSRPQTTEGRSSRAAAPAATAPDSGHETMVGSGLSQDELTVQISQETTADAIARKLRPFGAPGYPASHDSSFQGTDTDSSGAPLLQVYC